Proteins from one Nitrobacteraceae bacterium AZCC 2146 genomic window:
- a CDS encoding NAD(P) transhydrogenase subunit alpha (product_source=KO:K00324; cog=COG3288; ko=KO:K00324; pfam=PF12769; superfamily=81338; transmembrane_helix_parts=Outside_1_9,TMhelix_10_32,Inside_33_44,TMhelix_45_67,Outside_68_70,TMhelix_71_93,Inside_94_105), with protein sequence MDHIAQAVDPFVFRLSIFVLAVFVGYFVVWSVTPALHTPLMSVTNAISSVIVVGALLAVGVAMVGSGGVWARGFGFIALIFASVNIFGGFLVTQRMLAMYQKKKK encoded by the coding sequence ATGGATCATATCGCACAGGCCGTCGATCCGTTCGTGTTTCGGCTCTCGATTTTCGTACTCGCCGTGTTCGTCGGCTATTTCGTGGTGTGGTCGGTGACCCCCGCGCTGCATACGCCGCTGATGTCTGTGACCAACGCGATCTCTTCGGTGATCGTGGTCGGCGCGCTGCTCGCAGTCGGCGTCGCGATGGTCGGTAGCGGTGGCGTCTGGGCGCGCGGCTTCGGCTTCATCGCGCTGATTTTCGCATCCGTGAATATTTTTGGCGGCTTCCTGGTCACGCAGCGCATGCTGGCGATGTACCAGAAGAAAAAGAAGTAA
- a CDS encoding putative addiction module antidote (product_source=TIGR02609; cog=COG2336; pfam=PF04014; smart=SM00966; superfamily=89447; tigrfam=TIGR02609): protein MNDHTKIIPDQRSQVIATVEIKKIGNSSGFILPKEVMARLNLSVGDELYATLTPDGGIRFTPYDPDFEKAMEIARRGMKRYHNALAELAK, encoded by the coding sequence ATGAACGACCACACGAAAATTATTCCGGACCAACGTAGTCAGGTGATCGCGACGGTCGAGATCAAGAAGATTGGCAATTCTTCGGGCTTTATTCTGCCCAAGGAAGTCATGGCTCGGCTGAACCTCAGCGTCGGTGACGAGCTTTACGCGACGCTGACGCCCGATGGCGGCATTCGGTTCACGCCGTATGACCCAGACTTCGAAAAGGCGATGGAAATCGCCCGGCGTGGCATGAAGCGCTATCACAATGCATTGGCTGAACTGGCCAAATGA
- a CDS encoding hypothetical protein (product_source=Hypo-rule applied; cath_funfam=1.20.5.160; pfam=PF07835; superfamily=81469; transmembrane_helix_parts=Outside_1_26,TMhelix_27_49,Inside_50_50), which yields MSDHNEIAYTTADGNDYPAHEQTYEGFILLVKYGTIGVIAIVALMGIFLT from the coding sequence ATGTCAGATCACAACGAAATCGCCTACACCACCGCGGACGGTAATGATTACCCGGCCCATGAGCAGACCTATGAAGGGTTCATCCTGCTGGTGAAGTACGGCACCATTGGCGTCATCGCCATCGTCGCCCTGATGGGCATTTTCCTCACCTGA
- a CDS encoding death-on-curing protein (product_source=KO:K07341; cog=COG3654; ko=KO:K07341; pfam=PF02661; superfamily=140931; tigrfam=TIGR01550) — MSEPFWLSRQMIVAIHDEQLTIHGGASGLRDEGMLESALDRARNKWTYEKGELAELAAAYAFGIARNHPFIDGNKRTALLALYTFLGVNGIDFDVPEAEAASIIISLAAGEVSEESLTRWIRDNWPA; from the coding sequence ATGAGCGAGCCGTTCTGGCTAAGCCGCCAGATGATCGTTGCCATTCACGATGAGCAACTGACGATCCACGGCGGGGCAAGCGGATTGCGCGACGAGGGGATGCTCGAGTCGGCGCTCGATCGGGCGCGCAACAAATGGACCTACGAGAAGGGCGAATTGGCCGAACTCGCCGCCGCCTATGCTTTCGGCATCGCCCGCAACCATCCCTTTATCGATGGCAACAAGCGCACCGCGCTCCTGGCGCTCTACACCTTCCTCGGCGTGAATGGCATCGACTTCGACGTGCCCGAGGCCGAAGCTGCCTCCATCATCATCTCCCTCGCCGCCGGTGAAGTCAGCGAGGAGAGCCTGACGCGCTGGATCAGGGATAACTGGCCGGCTTGA
- a CDS encoding NAD(P) transhydrogenase subunit alpha (product_source=KO:K00324; cath_funfam=3.40.50.720; cog=COG3288; ko=KO:K00324; pfam=PF01262,PF05222; smart=SM01002,SM01003; superfamily=51735,52283; tigrfam=TIGR00561), producing MKIAVAKEIDPSEPRVAISPDTVKKFKALGVEIAIEPGAGIKSGLPDSEFTAVGATISADAVKDADIVIKVKRPEASELVNYKRGALVIAIMDPYGNDAALKAMADAGVSAFAMELMPRITRAQVMDVLSSQANLAGYRAVIEAAESFGRAFPMMMTAAGTIPAAKVFVMGVGVAGLQAIATARRLGAVVTATDVRPATKEQVESLGAKFLAVEDDEFKNAQTAGGYAKEMSKEYQAKQAALTAEHIKKQDIIITTALIPGRPAPRLVTAEMVASMKPGSVLVDLAVERGGNIEGAKAGEVADVGGIKIVGYTNVAGRVAASASSLYARNLFSFIETLVDKTTKALAVNWDDELVKATALTKDGAVIHPNFQPKTA from the coding sequence ATGAAGATTGCCGTTGCCAAGGAAATCGATCCGTCCGAGCCGCGCGTGGCGATCTCGCCCGACACGGTGAAGAAGTTCAAGGCGTTGGGCGTCGAGATCGCCATCGAGCCGGGCGCCGGCATCAAGTCCGGCCTGCCGGACTCGGAATTCACCGCGGTCGGCGCCACCATTAGCGCCGATGCGGTGAAGGATGCCGACATTGTCATCAAGGTGAAGCGTCCCGAAGCCTCTGAGCTTGTCAACTACAAGCGCGGTGCGCTGGTGATCGCGATCATGGATCCCTACGGCAACGACGCCGCGCTGAAGGCAATGGCCGATGCCGGCGTCTCCGCCTTCGCGATGGAACTGATGCCGCGCATCACCCGCGCCCAGGTCATGGACGTGCTGTCGAGCCAGGCCAACCTGGCCGGCTACCGCGCCGTGATCGAGGCCGCCGAATCCTTTGGCCGCGCCTTCCCGATGATGATGACCGCGGCGGGCACGATTCCTGCCGCGAAGGTGTTCGTGATGGGCGTCGGCGTCGCCGGCCTGCAGGCGATCGCCACCGCGCGCCGTCTCGGCGCCGTGGTCACCGCCACCGACGTGCGTCCCGCCACCAAGGAGCAGGTCGAAAGCCTCGGCGCCAAGTTCCTGGCGGTCGAGGATGACGAGTTCAAGAATGCGCAGACCGCCGGCGGTTACGCCAAGGAAATGTCGAAAGAGTATCAGGCCAAGCAGGCCGCGCTCACCGCCGAGCACATCAAGAAGCAGGACATCATCATCACCACGGCGCTGATCCCGGGCCGGCCTGCGCCGCGCCTCGTCACCGCTGAAATGGTGGCGTCGATGAAGCCCGGTTCGGTGCTGGTCGATCTGGCCGTCGAGCGCGGCGGCAATATCGAAGGTGCCAAGGCCGGCGAGGTCGCCGATGTCGGCGGCATCAAGATCGTCGGCTACACCAATGTCGCCGGCCGCGTCGCCGCCTCGGCCTCGAGCCTGTATGCGCGCAACCTGTTCTCCTTCATCGAGACGCTGGTCGACAAGACCACCAAGGCGCTCGCGGTGAACTGGGACGACGAACTGGTTAAGGCCACTGCTTTGACCAAGGACGGCGCCGTCATCCATCCGAATTTCCAGCCAAAGACCGCTTAA